GCGGTGGCGAAACGCGCGTCACGCATTGACAGGAACTACATACAGCATTTTCAAAACGCCTTCCTTCGCCCTTGCATGGTAATGGGGCAATTCACGCGGGTTATATCCCTATCTGGCTCAGGCTCTCCGGGCTTGGGCTGAGTCAGACTTAAACCCTGAACCATAACGTTGAGGAAAGAAAAAACATGTTGCACAATTCATCCACGCACTACGGCACCATCGCCCGCCTGCTGCACTGGGGCATGGCCGCGCTGATTATTCTGAGCCTTGTCGTTGTGGAGTTGCACGAATTCTTCCCCAAAGGGAGCGGCCCGCGCGCCGCCATGATGACAGTGCATTTTCAGATCGGTGTAACCGTGCTGCTGCTGATCTGGGTGCGCCTGGCCGTGATATTTACCGGCAAGGTGCCGCCGATTGTCCCTGCGCCGCCGCTCTGGCAGCATATCGTGGCCAAGCTCGCGCATCTGGCGCTGTACCTCGCCATGATCGCGCTTCCCATCCTCGGTATCGTCATGCAGCAGGCGGACGACAAAGCCGTCGCGCTGCTCGGTATGCAACTGCCGGGATTTGTTGGGGTGGATAAGGATTTTTCCAAAGTGCTCAAGGAAGTGCATGAAACATTGGGCAACATCATGATTGTCCTGATCGTCGCGCACGTTGCGGCGGCAATCTGGCACCACCGGGTGCAGAAAGATAACACCCTGTTGCGCATGTTGCCGCCACGGGCAAATTCTTAATTGGGCTGCGGCGCCGGGCTATCTGGCGGTATTGCCGCGCACGTGAGGCGCGGCGGGCTGATCGCTTATCCCACCGAATCCTGCTACGGCCTGGGCTGCGACCCGCGCAACCGCCGCGCGGTGCTGCGGTTGCTGAAGCTCAAAGGCCGCCCGCAGGGCAAGGGGCTGATTCTCATCGCCGGCAAGTTCGCGCAGCTTGCGCCTTACCTGTTCCCCCTCGCGGCAGACCAGCAGGACATGCTGCGGCGTGATGGCGCGCGCGGCATCACCTACCTCGTGCCCGCCAGGCCAAGCTGCCCGCGCTGGTTGCGCGGCGCGCACGAAACCCTGGCGGTGCGCATTACCGCGCACGCCGGGGCCGCCGCCTTGTGCGATGCGCTCGGCACGGCCCTGGTTTCCACCAGCGCCAACCGCAGCGGTCAGCGGCCGGCACGGA
Above is a window of candidate division KSB1 bacterium DNA encoding:
- a CDS encoding cytochrome b, with the protein product MLHNSSTHYGTIARLLHWGMAALIILSLVVVELHEFFPKGSGPRAAMMTVHFQIGVTVLLLIWVRLAVIFTGKVPPIVPAPPLWQHIVAKLAHLALYLAMIALPILGIVMQQADDKAVALLGMQLPGFVGVDKDFSKVLKEVHETLGNIMIVLIVAHVAAAIWHHRVQKDNTLLRMLPPRANS
- a CDS encoding Sua5/YciO/YrdC/YwlC family protein, which gives rise to MGCGAGLSGGIAAHVRRGGLIAYPTESCYGLGCDPRNRRAVLRLLKLKGRPQGKGLILIAGKFAQLAPYLFPLAADQQDMLRRDGARGITYLVPARPSCPRWLRGAHETLAVRITAHAGAAALCDALGTALVSTSANRSGQRPARTYAQCSRLFGERVRVLRGRTGKRRKPSTIRAWMGGKVVRA